The Paenibacillus sophorae genome has a segment encoding these proteins:
- the yqfC gene encoding sporulation protein YqfC, with translation MTRIGRSLRGWTNGMLDLPQDLLSDMPRITLIGNKEMVIENHRGVLNFSPGQLTLALSKGSLEIAGEGLVITSILGRELAVEGVIGEIRYKESGEKR, from the coding sequence ATGACCCGGATTGGCCGCAGTCTGCGGGGATGGACAAACGGGATGCTGGATTTGCCGCAGGATCTGCTGAGCGACATGCCCCGGATCACCCTCATCGGGAACAAGGAAATGGTCATTGAGAACCATAGAGGCGTGCTGAATTTTTCCCCCGGTCAGCTGACGCTCGCGCTTTCGAAAGGATCGCTGGAAATTGCCGGAGAAGGCCTTGTCATCACCTCCATTCTGGGAAGGGAATTGGCGGTGGAGGGCGTGATCGGGGAAATCAGATATAAGGAAAGCGGGGAGAAGCGATGA
- the floA gene encoding flotillin-like protein FloA (flotillin-like protein involved in membrane lipid rafts): MEASLITILLIAVVVIIALSIFLSFFPVMLWISALASGVRISIITLVAMRLRRVTPSRIVNPLIKATKAGLGLNINQLESHYLAGGNVDRVVNALIAAQRADIPLEFTRAAAIDLAGRDVLQAVQMSVNPRVIETPTVAAVARDGIEVKVKARVTVRANIDRLVGGAGEETIIARVGEGIVTTVGSSNSHKDVLENPDSISRTVLQKGLDAGTAFEILSIDIADVDVGKNIGAYLQTEQAEADKRIAQAKAEERRAMAVAQEQEMKARVVEMKALVVESESQVPLAMAEALRGGQIGVMDYMNLKNIEADTQMRGSLGKMGDQDNDGSKSNK; the protein is encoded by the coding sequence ATGGAAGCATCCTTAATAACCATCCTGCTGATCGCCGTCGTCGTGATCATTGCTCTGAGCATCTTTCTCAGCTTCTTTCCGGTTATGCTGTGGATTTCGGCTCTGGCGTCCGGCGTTAGAATCAGCATTATTACACTTGTCGCCATGCGGCTGCGCCGTGTAACGCCAAGCCGGATCGTTAATCCGCTGATCAAAGCGACCAAGGCGGGTCTAGGTCTTAATATCAACCAACTGGAAAGCCACTATCTGGCGGGGGGCAATGTTGACCGTGTCGTCAATGCGCTGATCGCCGCGCAGCGGGCCGATATTCCGCTGGAATTCACCCGGGCGGCGGCCATTGATCTAGCCGGACGCGATGTGCTCCAAGCGGTACAGATGAGCGTTAACCCGCGCGTAATCGAGACGCCCACCGTGGCTGCGGTTGCCCGCGACGGGATCGAAGTGAAGGTCAAGGCACGGGTTACCGTTCGAGCCAATATCGACCGGCTCGTCGGCGGCGCCGGTGAGGAGACGATCATCGCCCGCGTCGGCGAAGGCATTGTAACGACGGTAGGTTCAAGTAATTCGCATAAAGACGTTCTGGAGAATCCGGACTCGATCTCCCGCACCGTGCTCCAGAAAGGGCTCGACGCCGGAACGGCGTTTGAAATTCTGTCCATCGATATCGCGGATGTGGATGTTGGCAAGAACATTGGCGCTTACCTGCAGACGGAACAGGCCGAAGCAGACAAGCGGATTGCCCAGGCGAAGGCCGAGGAACGTAGAGCGATGGCCGTGGCGCAGGAGCAGGAAATGAAGGCCCGCGTCGTCGAGATGAAGGCCTTGGTCGTCGAATCCGAATCCCAGGTGCCACTGGCTATGGCCGAAGCGCTGCGCGGAGGTCAAATCGGCGTGATGGATTATATGAATCTGAAAAATATCGAAGCCGATACCCAAATGCGCGGGTCGCTCGGCAAGATGGGCGACCAGGATAACGACGGTTCCAAGAGCAATAAATAA